A window of the Cannabis sativa cultivar Pink pepper isolate KNU-18-1 chromosome X, ASM2916894v1, whole genome shotgun sequence genome harbors these coding sequences:
- the LOC115697307 gene encoding large ribosomal subunit protein uL3c: MSTTMSSTISFSVGTLFNKPKPNFTLRSSFLGPPPKLHLKTTPSSSKFTMSVEAGIGLMATKLGMMSFFESDGKVVPVTVVGFKEGNIVTQVKTQATDGYDAVQVGYRRVRDRKLTKPEMGHLEKAGAIPMRHLQEFRLQSVEGFEANQKLVLEELFKEGDLVDVSGTTIGKGFQGGIKRHHFKRGLMTHGSKSHRALGSIGAGTTPGRVYKGKKMPGRMGGTKRKIRKLKIVKIDKELNVVMIKGALPGKPGNLLRITPAKIVGVNIPKN; encoded by the coding sequence atgtcAACAACTATGTCCTCCACCATTTCCTTCTCAGTCGGAACCCTGTTCaacaaacccaaacccaattTCACCCTGCGCTCCTCCTTCCTCGGTCCTCCTCCCAAACTCCACCTCAAAACGACACCGTCCTCGTCAAAATTCACCATGAGCGTCGAGGCCGGCATCGGATTAATGGCCACCAAGCTAGGCATGATGAGTTTCTTCGAGTCCGACGGCAAGGTCGTTCCCGTAACCGTCGTCGGCTTCAAGGAAGGCAACATTGTCACCCAGGTCAAGACCCAGGCCACGGATGGATACGACGCCGTTCAGGTGGGATACCGCCGTGTGAGGGACCGGAAACTGACCAAGCCGGAGATGGGTCATCTAGAGAAGGCCGGAGCTATCCCTATGCGCCATCTACAGGAGTTTCGGCTGCAATCGGTGGAGGGGTTCGAGGCGAACCAGAAGCTGGTGTTGGAGGAGCTTTTCAAGGAAGGGGATTTGGTCGATGTTTCGGGGACGACGATTGGGAAAGGGTTTCAGGGTGGTATCAAACGTCATCACTTCAAGAGGGGTCTGATGACTCATGGGTCCAAAAGCCATAGAGCTCTGGGTTCCATTGGAGCTGGAACCACTCCTGGTAGAGTTTACAAGGGGAAGAAGATGCCTGGTCGAATGGGAGGGACTAAGCGTAAGATTCGAAAGCTCAAAATTGTAAAGATCGATAAAGAACTCAATGTTGTTATGATCAAAGGCGCTCTTCCTGGAAAGCCTGGTAATCTTCTCAGGATTACACCTGCTAAGATTGTTGGCGTAAACATTCCCAAgaactaa